The Chitinophagaceae bacterium genome window below encodes:
- a CDS encoding MCE family protein, with protein MMKVSNETKVGALTVIAVTLLVLGYNFLKGKSLLKKSNVIYARFTDVGALEISNMVKIKGFRIGNVYKIDNMDKDVSEVIVTINMTEDINIPKNSVAIINSSLTGSASISVLPGNATSFISFGDTLQSSSNPDILSKVMTSVDPVMANVKQAIDSLKQVLSNLNSVFDEHTKANLKAVIANLKTSSDNLTVMLNSKNGALAKTLNNVETFTTNLNGNNEKLNTTIENLKNTSQKLSEVEIKETVANLNNTITQLQGILQKANKGEGSLGLLINDPKLYNNLQNTSRSLNILVDDLKLHPKRYVSLSIFGKKDKTEPLKAPLADSINNQK; from the coding sequence ATGATGAAAGTTTCAAACGAAACCAAAGTAGGCGCCTTAACCGTTATTGCCGTTACCTTACTGGTGCTGGGATATAATTTCCTGAAAGGAAAAAGTCTCCTTAAAAAATCAAATGTGATTTATGCCCGCTTCACCGACGTTGGTGCGCTGGAAATTTCAAATATGGTAAAGATTAAAGGATTCCGAATCGGCAATGTGTATAAGATCGACAACATGGACAAGGATGTGAGCGAAGTAATTGTGACCATTAACATGACTGAAGACATCAACATCCCTAAGAATTCAGTTGCAATAATCAACAGCAGTCTTACAGGAAGTGCTTCAATCAGCGTACTTCCCGGAAATGCAACCAGTTTTATTTCCTTTGGCGATACCCTTCAGAGCAGCAGCAACCCTGATATACTTTCCAAAGTAATGACCAGCGTTGACCCCGTAATGGCGAATGTAAAACAGGCAATCGATTCACTGAAACAAGTATTGAGTAACCTCAACAGTGTTTTTGACGAACATACAAAAGCAAACCTGAAAGCTGTTATTGCCAATTTAAAAACATCATCCGATAATTTGACGGTTATGCTGAACAGCAAAAATGGGGCGTTGGCAAAAACATTAAACAATGTTGAAACCTTTACCACCAATCTTAATGGCAACAACGAAAAGCTGAACACAACCATTGAGAACCTGAAAAACACTTCTCAAAAACTATCTGAAGTTGAAATAAAAGAAACTGTTGCAAATCTCAATAATACCATCACACAACTGCAGGGTATTTTACAGAAAGCAAATAAAGGAGAAGGATCACTTGGATTACTGATCAACGATCCAAAACTGTATAACAATCTTCAGAATACAAGCAGGAGTTTGAATATTCTGGTTGATGATCTGAAACTTCATCCCAAACGTTATGTAAGTCTCTCCATCTTCGGAAAAAAAGATAAAACAGAACCGCTGAAAGCTCCTTTGGCCGATAGCATTAACAATCAAAAATAA
- a CDS encoding N-acetylmuramoyl-L-alanine amidase, whose amino-acid sequence MNKNWLPGLASLVMISLVILSFVVKTEPSTLKVSKIKTIIVDAGHGFRCENGCRHGAFGTETSEDEVTYAVAKKVVEEIQKEMPDVKVLESRPTPHFVENRARAEFANNNKGDLFVSIHCNFAPKLREVRREGSRKETYYVYTGKGKKKKKIKKTRTVPVYKTFYHPNPANGTETYVFAAHKTDDKEEIIMENGDVFQNETDDSTLVTDINDPIVKQRVALWTKQFFSSSVKLASIAEEEFVNIGRFSRGVKQRQKGIWVLQATAMPSILIELGFLSYRPEEEFLMSPNGQQTMAEGITRAIKRYKDLVEKTPTVQNTNNGKK is encoded by the coding sequence ATGAACAAAAATTGGTTACCCGGGCTTGCATCACTTGTAATGATCAGCCTTGTTATTTTATCATTCGTTGTTAAAACAGAACCCTCAACTCTGAAGGTTTCAAAAATAAAAACAATCATTGTAGATGCAGGCCACGGCTTCAGATGTGAAAATGGCTGCAGGCATGGAGCCTTTGGAACTGAAACATCTGAAGATGAAGTAACCTATGCGGTAGCCAAAAAAGTGGTGGAAGAAATTCAAAAAGAAATGCCTGATGTGAAGGTGCTTGAATCACGCCCCACACCCCATTTTGTAGAAAACAGGGCAAGGGCAGAATTTGCTAACAATAACAAAGGCGATCTGTTTGTTTCCATTCATTGCAATTTCGCTCCTAAACTGAGAGAAGTAAGGCGTGAAGGCTCCCGTAAAGAAACCTACTATGTATATACCGGTAAGGGAAAAAAGAAAAAGAAGATCAAAAAAACAAGAACAGTTCCTGTTTATAAAACCTTTTATCATCCCAACCCAGCCAATGGTACCGAAACTTATGTGTTTGCAGCACATAAAACAGATGATAAAGAAGAAATCATTATGGAAAACGGTGATGTATTCCAGAATGAAACAGATGACAGCACACTTGTAACAGATATTAATGACCCCATTGTGAAACAGCGTGTGGCCCTGTGGACCAAGCAATTCTTTTCAAGCAGCGTTAAACTGGCCTCTATTGCAGAAGAGGAATTTGTAAACATTGGCCGTTTCAGCCGCGGAGTAAAACAACGTCAGAAAGGTATTTGGGTATTGCAGGCAACAGCCATGCCCAGTATATTAATAGAGTTGGGCTTTCTCTCCTATCGGCCGGAGGAAGAGTTTTTAATGAGCCCCAACGGTCAGCAAACAATGGCAGAAGGTATTACACGAGCCATTAAACGATACAAAGACCTGGTGGAAAAAACACCAACTGTTCAAAATACCAATAACGGTAAAAAGTAA
- a CDS encoding LPS-assembly protein LptD yields MNYRCKVNYKSVLIAALAAILLYGITLQGHAAFQNHSSFFGALTFLQTDTVPSPAKKKPVERKPLIQPDRDSAAAKNMLNDTIPVQKDSVSTDSLQINDSTVQKSDTFNLKISKDSIDAPVDFEAEDSMVIDIPGQKIYLYNKASVKFKDVSLDAAIIELNQPTQILTAYSVRDSANLPVGVPAFKQGESAFTSDTIRYNFKTQRGLTIGTYTQEGEMYIYGEKVKRISPTVFFAEKARFTSCNYDTPHFAFKANKVKFISNNMAVTGLIRPEFEGIPIPVGLPFGLFPMKQGRRTGILTPSPVANIQLGFGLEGLGYYKTFGDYWDATIRTNIYSYGSYNIFLSPTYRKRYRYQGGFNLSYMNNKIGFKGDPDYQPPSRNFSVQWNHSVDGKARPGQTFSASVNVATSLFNKFFPSNAQQNFNNNLSSSIAYQRTWAGKPFNLTMSANHTQNTLTRLFNVNLPDVGFTVNTLYPFQKKEFVGTPKWYEKLGVSYNGSFRNQFSFYDSAFSLKQLIDTFDWSARHSIPIQLSLPPMGPLQIGPAISFDETWHSRTFIRKWNPATKTAETVGQKGFYPERQISFGLNFSTALFGTMNFKKKGNVQALRHVIRPSIGLSYKPDINKNKWYRAQVDSTGREMWFDKFNGYPVANIPEGRSGFVSFSIDNNLEMKMKDKKDTTGENESKKYG; encoded by the coding sequence ATGAACTATCGTTGTAAAGTTAATTATAAATCTGTATTGATTGCTGCCCTGGCTGCAATCCTGCTCTATGGCATAACGTTGCAGGGGCATGCTGCATTTCAAAACCATTCCTCTTTTTTTGGTGCTTTAACATTTTTACAGACTGATACGGTGCCTTCTCCTGCAAAAAAGAAACCTGTTGAGAGGAAGCCTCTTATTCAACCCGACAGGGATTCAGCGGCAGCAAAAAATATGTTAAATGATACAATTCCGGTTCAAAAGGATTCAGTCAGTACAGATTCATTGCAGATAAATGATTCAACTGTACAGAAGAGTGATACATTCAACCTGAAAATTTCAAAAGATTCCATTGATGCTCCTGTTGATTTTGAAGCAGAAGATTCCATGGTGATTGATATACCCGGACAGAAAATATATCTCTATAACAAAGCTTCTGTAAAGTTTAAAGATGTAAGCCTTGATGCAGCTATCATTGAATTAAATCAGCCAACACAGATACTTACGGCCTACTCAGTAAGAGATTCGGCTAACCTTCCTGTAGGGGTTCCTGCATTTAAACAGGGAGAAAGTGCATTTACATCTGATACCATCCGTTATAATTTTAAAACGCAGAGAGGTTTAACAATCGGCACCTATACACAGGAAGGGGAGATGTATATCTATGGAGAGAAAGTAAAGAGAATCAGCCCCACCGTTTTTTTTGCAGAGAAAGCAAGATTTACATCCTGTAATTATGATACCCCCCATTTTGCATTCAAGGCTAATAAGGTAAAATTTATCAGCAACAATATGGCGGTTACAGGTTTAATCCGTCCTGAGTTTGAAGGTATTCCCATTCCAGTTGGTTTACCGTTTGGTTTGTTTCCAATGAAACAGGGCAGGCGTACCGGAATATTAACACCTTCTCCGGTGGCCAATATTCAATTGGGTTTTGGACTGGAGGGATTGGGTTATTATAAAACCTTTGGCGATTACTGGGATGCAACCATCCGCACCAATATTTATTCGTACGGCTCGTATAATATTTTTCTTTCACCTACTTACCGGAAGCGGTACAGGTACCAGGGAGGTTTTAACCTGAGTTATATGAACAATAAGATTGGCTTTAAAGGTGACCCTGACTATCAGCCACCAAGCCGCAACTTTTCTGTTCAATGGAATCACAGTGTTGATGGTAAAGCAAGACCGGGGCAAACATTCAGTGCCAGTGTAAACGTTGCCACCAGTTTGTTTAATAAATTTTTCCCTTCCAATGCACAGCAGAATTTTAATAATAACCTGAGTTCTTCTATTGCTTACCAGCGAACATGGGCAGGCAAGCCGTTTAATTTAACGATGAGTGCCAATCATACGCAAAACACATTAACAAGATTGTTTAATGTAAACCTGCCTGATGTTGGCTTTACGGTAAATACATTGTATCCTTTTCAGAAAAAGGAATTTGTTGGTACTCCTAAATGGTATGAGAAATTAGGGGTTTCCTATAATGGAAGTTTCCGTAACCAGTTTTCGTTTTACGACAGTGCCTTCAGTTTAAAACAACTCATTGATACATTCGACTGGAGTGCAAGACACAGCATTCCAATTCAGTTATCATTGCCACCAATGGGACCTTTGCAGATTGGTCCTGCCATCAGTTTTGATGAAACATGGCATTCACGCACATTCATCCGTAAATGGAATCCCGCAACAAAAACTGCAGAAACGGTTGGACAAAAAGGATTTTATCCTGAGAGGCAAATCAGTTTTGGATTAAACTTCAGTACGGCATTATTCGGGACTATGAACTTTAAGAAGAAAGGAAATGTGCAGGCATTGCGGCATGTGATCAGACCATCCATTGGTTTAAGTTATAAACCCGATATCAATAAAAATAAATGGTACAGGGCACAGGTTGATTCAACAGGAAGGGAGATGTGGTTTGACAAGTTCAATGGTTATCCAGTAGCGAATATTCCGGAAGGAAGATCGGGGTTTGTGAGCTTTTCGATTGATAATAATCTGGAAATGAAAATGAAGGACAAAAAAGACACTACCGGTGAAAATGAATCAAAAAAGTACGGCTGA
- a CDS encoding 1-acyl-sn-glycerol-3-phosphate acyltransferase: MNLIKNILGRIFAVWAMLLFVITMLLILLPTWAMGLLKEPKRTHWFIQLSRIWIGTWLPLAGIRLKIKGREKFKKGENYVVVCNHNSFMDVPVMSPGMPGPKGNKTIAKIEMARIPLFGLIYKRGSVLVDRKSEESRLKSYTYMKRVLEMGLHMCIYPEGTRNKTDLPLKEFKDGAFRLAIETKKAIIPAVLFNTRKVLPVNKTFFFWPSKIEMHFLAPVETAHLSIADTKQLRQQVF, translated from the coding sequence ATGAATCTGATCAAAAATATACTGGGAAGAATATTTGCCGTTTGGGCAATGCTGTTATTTGTCATTACCATGTTGCTCATATTATTGCCAACATGGGCGATGGGTTTATTAAAAGAACCGAAACGTACACATTGGTTTATTCAGCTTTCAAGAATATGGATTGGCACATGGTTGCCCTTAGCCGGTATTCGGTTAAAAATAAAAGGAAGAGAGAAATTTAAGAAGGGAGAGAATTATGTGGTAGTTTGTAATCATAATTCTTTCATGGATGTTCCCGTAATGTCACCAGGTATGCCAGGACCAAAAGGAAACAAAACCATTGCAAAAATTGAAATGGCAAGGATTCCGCTCTTTGGTTTGATTTACAAAAGAGGAAGTGTACTGGTTGACAGAAAAAGTGAAGAAAGCAGACTGAAGAGTTACACCTACATGAAGCGTGTACTGGAAATGGGATTGCATATGTGCATTTATCCCGAAGGCACACGTAACAAAACCGATCTTCCCTTAAAAGAATTTAAAGATGGTGCCTTTCGCCTGGCCATTGAAACAAAAAAAGCAATTATCCCTGCTGTGTTATTCAATACAAGAAAAGTATTACCGGTGAATAAAACGTTTTTCTTCTGGCCCTCAAAAATTGAAATGCATTTTTTAGCACCTGTTGAAACAGCTCATTTGAGTATTGCTGATACAAAACAATTACGTCAACAGGTTTTTTGA
- the ung gene encoding uracil-DNA glycosylase produces the protein MDVQIEESWKQELKQEFTKSYFQQIVAFLKTERIQGKTIFPPGPLIFNAFTQTPFDKVKVVIIGQDPYHGPGQAHGLCFSVQDGIQPPPSLINVYKEIESDLGTGMPARYGNLTKWAQQGVLLLNAFLTVRANEPASHSKIGWEEFTNAVIRKISDDKKGVVFLLWGKFAQEKQSLIDETKHHVLKAAHPSPFSVEKGFYGCKHFSKTNELLLKQGLEPIDWKLP, from the coding sequence ATGGACGTTCAGATTGAAGAAAGCTGGAAGCAGGAACTGAAACAGGAATTCACCAAATCCTATTTTCAGCAGATCGTTGCATTTCTGAAAACAGAAAGAATCCAGGGCAAAACCATCTTTCCGCCCGGGCCACTCATCTTTAATGCCTTTACGCAAACTCCTTTTGATAAAGTAAAAGTGGTAATCATTGGCCAGGACCCTTACCATGGACCCGGCCAGGCACATGGACTTTGTTTTTCTGTACAGGACGGCATTCAGCCACCACCCTCTCTTATTAATGTTTACAAAGAAATTGAAAGTGATCTTGGTACGGGTATGCCTGCCCGTTATGGAAACCTGACCAAATGGGCGCAGCAGGGCGTACTATTACTGAATGCATTCTTAACTGTAAGAGCAAATGAACCGGCCAGTCATTCAAAAATTGGCTGGGAAGAATTTACCAATGCTGTCATCAGGAAAATATCCGACGATAAAAAGGGTGTTGTTTTTTTATTGTGGGGAAAATTTGCACAGGAAAAACAAAGCCTGATAGATGAAACCAAACATCATGTATTAAAAGCAGCCCACCCCTCGCCTTTCAGTGTTGAAAAAGGTTTCTATGGCTGTAAACATTTTTCAAAAACCAATGAACTGTTATTGAAACAGGGCCTTGAACCAATTGACTGGAAACTACCATGA
- a CDS encoding GIY-YIG nuclease family protein, translated as MEAYCYILFSVKLNKYYVGSTPDLERRLSEHNRGKEKFTKTGIPWVLVYKEMYNNLAESRKREIEIKKKKSRKYIEQLIGAA; from the coding sequence ATGGAGGCATATTGCTACATATTATTTAGTGTAAAGCTGAACAAGTATTATGTCGGGTCAACACCAGATTTAGAAAGGCGTTTATCTGAACACAACCGGGGGAAAGAGAAATTTACAAAAACTGGTATCCCTTGGGTTTTAGTTTATAAGGAAATGTATAACAATCTTGCCGAATCAAGGAAAAGGGAGATTGAGATCAAAAAAAAGAAAAGCAGAAAATATATTGAACAATTAATAGGAGCTGCATAA